The sequence attcaccTTTCCGTATAAAAcgtcaacaacaattaaaaccaTCAATTGATGTTTCCGATTCagttattgaaaattatGTTAATTTAGTTAATCCAATAACAAAACAATCACCATTAAAATCTCAATCACAACaaactactacaactacaactactacaacaactactacaactactactacaacttCTTCACCATCTAATTCACCAAAATTGTCAACTGATGAAATGGATATTGAAactccaaataaaaaaattaaatctgataactctgtaaataatattaataatacaaccGAAACAACTCCAACTGAAACTTCTccaaataatagtagtaatgtAATACCAACTCCaatgattattaataatcaaaccaccacaacaacaacaacaacatcatcaacaatatcaaataataataacactaacaataataataataataataaaccaatgtTTGATAATGGATCATGTAATTATATaccaaaacaaattttacCACCACAAACTGCAGActcattaattcaaatttgtGTTGGTAAAATTGTACAAAACATTCATTCTTTAACATCAGTAAAAGGTACAACAATACCAGAGGAAATCTTACAAAAGATTATTACATTATTAATTAGTCAAGATAAAATTAAGGGTGGTAGTAATGATCCAATAACCAATCAATTGGATGATAGTTTATTAGCAAGATTATTAAGTCCATTCATGCAATCATTAGATTTAGAGGGTGCAAAATTCTTATCGACAATATCATTGAAAACCATTGGTTCAACTTGTTCACAATTAAAGAAACTTTCATTGGCAAATTGTATCAATATACCAAGTGAtgctttaaattcaattagtATGAGTTGTAAGAATTTAGAGGTTATCATTTTGAAAGGTTGTTATCAATTATCAAATCCTGGTATAGTTTCTTTGGCAAGAGGTTGTCCAAACCTTTATGTTGTGGATCTTTCTGGTTGTATGAAAATCACTGATTTTGCAATTCATGAATTACTACAAAATTGTAAACAACTTCATACATTGGATTTAAGAAAATGTGTAAATCTAACTGATGGTGCCtttcaatcatttaatatCACAACATTGGCCAATATCGATTTATTAGAGTGTAACTATATATCCGATCAAACTATATTCAATATTTGTTCAACTAGTCGTAATCTATTATCAATAAAACTCTCTGGAAAAGGTATTACCGATCAATCCTTAAAGAAAATCTCTGAAAATTGTCAATCACTTACAAATTTAGATTTAGTACTTTGTGAAAATATAACTGATCAAGGTGTTCAACTTTTAggaaaaaattgtttaaaattatcttcaatcaatttattttcttcaaaaaatttaacttCTTCAGTATTTGatgaaacaattaataataataataataataataataatgtaaataataataataataataacaatattgtaaataataataataataataataataatttaaataataataataataataataataataatatgataattaatatatttaatcaACAAAGTTGGTCATCATTAacttcattaaatttaaatcgtTGTATTACAATTAATGATACATCAATTCTTACAATTACAAATCAATCACCATTATTGGAAACACTTATTTTAGCAATGTGTACTGATATTTCCGATGAAAGTGTAATTACAATTGCTCAAcgtttaaagaatttaaagaatattgATTTAACAAAGTGTACTCAAATTAGTGATCGTGGTGTAATTGAAATTGCAAAACAATgtaaacaaaatttaaatcgtTTAATTTTGGTTAGTTGTACTCAAGTAACTGATGCATCGATTATTGAGGTTGCAAATCAATGTTCCTCATTGATTCATTTGGATTTATCTCAATGCGAAAAGATTACCGATCAatctttattaaaagtttCACAAGGACTACGTCAACTTCGTATTCTTTGTATGGAAGAATGTATCATTACAGATGTTGGTGTCTCTTCTTTGGGTGAAATCTCTGAAGGTTATGGCTGTCAGTATTTAGAGGTCATCAAATTTGGTTATTGTCGTTTCATCTCTGATTCCTCATTGATCAAGTTGGCATTTGGTTGTCCATTCGTttcaaatttagatttatcTCAATGTAGTAATTTAATTACACCACGTGCCATTAGAAGTGCAATTAAAGCTTGGCCACGTCTTCACACTTTACGTTTACGTGGTTACCAAAGTTTAACCAATGAATCCATCGTTGAATCCACCccattgaaattgaaaactGTAAATCTTAGTTGGTGTGCCAATATGGAAGATAGTGCTTTGATTGGTTTTCTCAAACAATGCACCGCTATTGAAACTTTAGATATCTCAAAATGTCCAAAAATTACCGATAATTCTTTGGAATCAATTTTAGATTCTTGTCCTTCAATACGTGTTATCAATGTTTATGGTTGTAAAGAAATTTCAAGTTTTACTGTTCAAAAATTATCTTCTTTAGGTAAAGCAATttatagataataaaaaaaaaaaaaaaaaaaaaaaaaaaaaaaaaatctaaatcgATCGACCAAAGatttaactaaaaaaaaaaaaaaaaaattaaataaaatttatttattttcaaaaataaaaataattaaatagtttattttttaatattcaatttaaaaaaagtagtaaattatataataaatagatttgtttttaataaataaataaatattttacaaattataatagcaatataaataatatgttttttttttactattataaaattatgatTTTCCTCTATGACCACCCAAACCCATTCTACTTgttcttttattttcattatcgctatctgtattattattattattattttgattattattattattttgattattttgattattattattattattcaaaccaatattatttaaacttcCTTTACCAATTGTTTCAATTAAAGTTGATTCAGCAATTGTAGTTGTAATTGGAActaaatttgatgatgatgatgagtgTGAATTTAGTAAGTGGGTTGAGGTTAaaattgatggtgatgatggtggtgaattattaaattgtataGTAGgtgttgaatttgaagaagAAAATTGTGGAgaattactattgttattattattattattattattattattattattattattattattattattattaaatagttGTGAAATCTGTTGTTGAGCTACAGAAGTAGGTACAAATGATAAACGTGAATAACTACTTGAAATGGATTTgctttcattttcaattggagGTGTTGttatatttaaagaaatccCTGTTAAacttaataatgataaaaattgatcttttttttttttttaataattagtatccagtcaaaaaaaaaaaaaaattaaaaaaaatagagagAGAGTAAAGTGCCACAATACTTTACAAAatgtaattgttgaattattaaaaattaaaaacttttcaaattctatattaaaactatttaatCCTGTTTTATTGCTTTTATATTGATCAAAATCTTCTTTACATATATATCCCTTTGAttctaaatcaattaaattaaatatattttcaaatatttttatctCTTTTTCATCAAACCTATTactctaattttttaataattttagttagtggatttttttttttttttttttttttttttttttttttttttttttttttttttttacaattaaaaaaatttctgaTTCTTTTGATGAAAGTTGGTTGACCATTTTTtctataattatattttaaaaataaaaaaacaaaacagaagttatatttttaaaataaaaagtagtgaaaaaaagtataaaaataaaaaaaaaattgaaaaaaaaaactgaaaaagatatttttttttaaaaaaaaaacaataactaaattttcaaataattttttttaaaaagaaacccAACAACGTAATTTATTAGATGATctgaaaaagatatttttttttttttttttgaaaatgttagaaaatgaattttttttcattttttttttttttcattttttattttttattttttttttttacgcAACCAAGCACGAAcaatagaaaaaataatcatacatatattttaataaaaaataaatataataaaaataataaataattataatgaatgatgaatataatgaaaaattattttggaaagtttttaaaaataaatatttattaaattatatattaaaaaataaatgttgtcataaaagtaaaaaatttaaaactattatatcaataaattcaatgTTAAATCATAAACAATATCAACTATTGATATGCAAATTGAAagcaaatgaaaatttatactatggtattgattttgaaagtCGGTTTCCCAAAATTTTGGAGAATATTGGGGAAATAGATGATTTTGAAGCATTCAAAGAGATACAttcattgttatttttaaaaggatATGAACATCATGGTAATAATTATTCTTGGtatatgaaattattaacaaGGTTCGATTTAGGtccaaaatttgaaatttatttagatttacacttgaaatattatcaacAGGAATTAAAACagtatatattaaataatatggatgaagtattttattattttgattcaaaatgtattaataaaattttaaattgttttcaACAACAATCCATCAGTAATAAACCATTTACTCTTTCTTCATTTGAAAGAAATCATTTacttattaaatttttaaatagaagTAATCCAAaagaattaatgaaaaagcttaaaataatatctaaAATTCCAATTTCACCAACTTCACAATTGAAACGtattgatgaaaatttaagATTGAGTTTTGGCTTGTAtttagaatatttaaaacaacTAAAACAATTTGGATTACAAAATATTCCAACGTTTCTCCTCTGTCAAAAACTGTCGGGTGGAGAATTTAATtctgaaattaaaagatacaTAATGAACGATAAAGGAAATTTAGAGTATTCTTCTTTATCcgtttattcaattttattatattttaaaatgtatTATAACAGCTATGATTATCGTAGTATACCAAGATCCATTCAAACTCAAATTgatataataattgaaaatagtaAACACAGACGTTGTACACCATATCAATCAACTAAACAACTATTTCAACTATTGGCCAGTGAAACCAAATCAATTGCTCTATATACATTGTATTTAAAAGAGTATGATGAACCAATCGAAaccattgaaattaatgaaaaaattttactATATATCATGATAAAAACCTATAGCATCaatatattgaaatttcTATTGAAAAATCATATAGAAATTGAatctgaaaaaaataaattaattgatgattttgatttatatgaTCTaggaaaaatatttaaaaatagtaaatttgataaaagaaatattattaaatttttcaaagtCTTCTCATcacaaaaatcaattattattaaaaattttgatcaAGACAAAGAATTGTAtccaatttcatttaatcaaTTATGTATGTCTAAATGGAAAGAAATTATATCAAATCTAATCGATAAAGATATGATTGTtacaattaaagataaagaaacaATCGATTGGTTATCCGATACAAAAATAGGTGGTTGTAGTTATATAACAATAAGAGAtgctttaaattcaaaattaaaacaattaaaacttcAATTTGACACATTGGAACTATTAGATTATGCaagattaaaattaaatcaaattattcaaaattttgATTCAAATCAAGAAATATGCAATATTCACATTTTACGTACTCATGATGATATTGTATCATTAATCAATCGTTTAAACGAatcaaactttaaaaataatgaagatttatttaaatattatatggtccaaattattcaatttgGTTCAagaaattcaatcaaatacCAAAGGTTATTTTGTGATAATTTTGATGAGCTACGTTATAGTGGTACCAAAAGTTTGGATGaatatattaatactatCAAATTTGTTGGCGAAAGGTTTATTGAATCAAGCAATTGTTGTGAAAGTAAACCAGAATATCGTAAAAATGAAAAGCCCCGTAATTACAAAATACCAACTCAACAAACATGTCAAATAATCAATctttctaaaattaaagtCAATGTCAGTCACTTTCCAAATGCAACATCttatttattacaaaaatttATCCAGCTTTTGGACATTGACGGTGTTCAATTTAttcttgataatttaaatggtaatggAGTAGGAATAGAtgaatattcatttattGATACATCTGGTCTCAAGAAATATATCTGTGgatatttatataaagaCTTAATggtttttattcaatttataattgataaattcaaccaacaccaatataatatatcattatcaaatttatcattttctttaaatttcttattttcaAACTTattaagaattaaaaatttaactattgatcaaatcaaatcagcATATCAATTAATATCCAACTatgttgaaattaattgttcTGATATCCATtcacattattatttaaatacattATCACCATTGATTGGATCACTTTCTGTTCGTTCTTTCTCAATAGAAAGATTCTGTACATATGAAACAGATGCAAAGGTATATACATTTGgatacatttttaaaaatagagataataatgatttacaTCAATTTATCGATTCAACAATCatggatattttaaaaaaaaaaccatttaaaagattaataTCATTTCATAGTCTACTTGTACATAtgttagataataataatccaagaattaatttatttttatattatttcaaaatgcAATTAGAGTTTATAAAGACAAATGAAATCAAAGAACCATTTTTACATTATAAACTATTTaagttaataattaaaacatttgatttagaatcatttattaaattagataatttattacaacaatataatttctattttaaaaaagatgaagatagtgatgaagaagaatgtgaatataaaaattctaaaaaaaaacccaaaacATCAACATCGAATATGGTTGAATGGTTTGGtgtaaatatttacaaaGATTATTCAGATTATCcagatattattaattacttATATAGTAAATATAGTCTTCAATTGGAACCATATTTGGAATACTATGCATTTGATCgtattaaacaaaaaaccTTTGAACAATACTGTACAAAAATTCCTCACGGAAGGagaataataaacaaaaaaagtgGGGCAGAGAGGGTATTtggtatttaaaaatataatttaaaaatatttttattttttgtacaaaaaatttaaaaatataatttaaaaaaataataaaaaataataaaaacagataaagattttttaaattaaatacaaatataaatttatttttatttggtgttgtgattttattttagaattaattttatttttaattttttttatcaattgtttttaatttaaaataatccaTTATCAACACGTAATTGTTTAGTTTTCCAAGCAGGAGTTTTTTGGAAGATTTCTTTTGTCATTTTAAAGGTTGATAAAAATTCTTCATCAGAAAGGTACAAGTGAAGACAACttttatcaatatcatttggtaaattagttttttgttttaaaactgATAATGGATAGAATGTTGTAATTGTAGTTGGTGATGGAGTAGAGGTATTTGTAGTGGTAGCAACTTTAGATGGAGTAGTTACAGTTGTTGGCTTTAAAGTTACAGCAGGTGTAACTGTTTTTAGAGTAGCTACTGTCGGTGTAGTTATTGGTTTAGGAGTAGTTACTGTTGGTGTAGTTATTGGTTTTGGAGTAGCTGCTGTTGTTGGTTTTAAAGTAACACCAGAAGTAGGTAACATAATTGGAGAAGCTGGACCACTATTGTTTGAACCAAGGATAGCacttaattttgatttataagAATCTTGTTGAGTTTTATTAACTTGCCAAGCATGGAAATTAAAAGTGAATTCATGTGGTTCAAAACCATCTTGAATGGTAAAGATTGGATCATCTCTTCTATGAGTTGGAGCATTCATAATATACTCGAGAGCAGTTTCATTTGCCATTAATTTTTCAGTATCACTACTTTCTTTACCAACCCAAAcgaaaatttgtttttgattatCCAAGATCATTACATCATCAGAATCTAAATCATCTTGAGAGAAATCATGAATTTCAAATACTTTGAATACACCACTATTATTTGAACATTGGAATAAACGAGTTTTCTTCTCTTGTTCAACGGTTCTCAATTGAGTGTAATAATCTTTTAAGAGTGATAAGGATGAGTTTGTTTCTAAAGATTCCCAAAATTCAGAAGTTTCATCACCTTCATCAATCAATTGGAAATTATAACCAGTGAAAACATTTGAAGAAATTTGAAGGGCAGCTTCTTTTTCATCAGAGTATTTACCAACCCAAATATAGgaaattgtatttttaaaattaactaAAATGAAAGAATCATTTGAATCCAATGATGAAATTGCTTTTTCAACTTGAATTGAATGAATATTAATTGGCTCAGTACCTCTAACATGATATAAGCCTTGAAGTGATGAAGATAAATTTTCCAATGAAACTTCAGTGGTTGCATTTGGTCTTGAACCTTTAAAAACAACCATACGACCTTGGAAATGTTCTAAAAAGTGGTTTGGTTCTTTATTTTGAACGGTTCTGACATGAATACAAGAACGATGCAATTCTTTACCAACATCTTTAGCCAAAAGAGCAGCGGCACCTTTATCTTCACTTGAACTGAATCTACCTTGCCAATAgtataatattgaattatttgagcCATCGGCAGCAAATAAAGTAAACAATACTAAATAACAAGATTGATTATAGAATAAACCAAATTCAGATTgagaaatttcaaatttattacgATTTCTAACATGCCAAATCTTTAATTCACCTCTATGTTTATCATCGACATGATGAAGAGTTGGAATAGTTGATTTTCTTTCTTCCTTTGAAAGTTGATATTTTTCAGGATTATGAAGAGCATCTACATTGATTTTCTCTTGAACTGCTTTGGCAGCAACACCTTTACCTGTGATTGGTTTCTTTTCAAAGTTATCATTAACATATTCACCCCAACtaccttttttaaatttatctttaaaGAGAGTATTCTCAGAGCCTTGAGTCATCTTTATAATTGGTGTCCAACTTGGTCTATTATCTTCATGTAATAAATCCATTGCATTTGCCATTGCAACTGTTCTTTGATCATTTGCTGATGCTTTACCTAACCAAACGTATAATTCGGTTTCACAATCTAAAATATAACAAAACTCTGCATTCAATTGAGTGGTTGAATAAACATCACCAATTGGATCGATTAGATGAAGATGTACttcataatttaaattttcaacttgatataatttaatttgttcaaCCGATTTCTTTTCATAAGCGAAATCATCACCACCTTGTTCAGCTTTTTGAACATCATCTTTGCAACCACCTAATCTCTTCCAAAATTCTGGATGATCCTTATCGGTATCATTTTCATCCATAACGATAATCTTTGCTTTTGCTGATTTTTCATCACGTAATCTAATGGTAAGATCTAAACCTTTACCTTTTTCTAAACGACTTGATTCGCTTCCATTCCATTGATAAATGAAATCCTCACAATCCAATACGAAAACATCGCCACTATTTAATGACTTTGATGAAATATCAACTTGTTTAACTCTAATATTACGTCTACCCTTAAGGTggaataatttatattgttttgCTGCTGTTGCAATTGCTGCTGATGCTGATGTTAATTTCAATGGTGCAACATATCTTGGACCACCATAAGATTTAAAGTATGACATAAAAATATCACCTTCTTTACCTTGAAATTCTCTATAAAGAATTGGTTCTGGATAAAATTGTTCTGaatcaaattgtttttgattatatttaataattctttcaAGTTCTTCAATTCTATcattacaaaaattaattgtttcttgtgaatttattaataattcaccaatccaaaaatgaatattataaGTTTTAATATTCATATTACCATCATAAAATTGTCcctataaaatttttttttttttttaaaaaaaataattaataaatgtataattaattttaaaaaaaaaaaaaaaaattaattaattacaaaccattaataataaataagatTTATTAGTTTCAAAAGTTGAATGATTCACTTTTGGAACTTTTTGAATTGTTGAATCATCAATAATTTTCCAAATTTCTAAACCAATTTCTttaccaatttcatttatatgACTAAAACATGAAGATTGTTGTAAATTTTCTCTGTTTTTTTCTGCTTCAATTTCTGCATTTCTTTTGAGGATACCAAATTTTGATGGGATAACTCTTTTTCTTTGTGTTGGTAGTTCAAGTGGTGGTTCCATTTTAAAAAGtacaatatttataaatttacaatttttttaaataaaataaattaaaataaaaaaataaaataaaataaaaagtaaaaaaataaaaagaaaaaaaaaaaaaattaaaaaaaaaaaaaagaataggaaaaaaaaaaaaaaaaaaagaaaagaaaaaaattaaaaaaaataaaaaaaatttgaataaaaattgataaatatcttaataaccattttttttaattttttttgattttttttttttttccttgatttttaaaaaaactttttttcagATCTTTTTTTACTAACCGCcgattctttttatttgaaataatcaaaatttatttttatttttattttattttattttttttttttttttttgttactTTTAGAAAATGGAAAAGTAGATAaacaagaaattaaaaagtttaatttttttttttgaaaagttttatttattttttttttttttagattggaaaaaaaaaaaaaaaaaatttatttattttatttattcatcaAAATCCTCaacttcttcattttcagcttcattaatttttaaattatttaatgcatttggtaaaagatttaaatctttaatatttacaGTCAAGAAATCAAAAGCATAAGAAacattttgattaaaatcatcatcatcttcatctttcATTGGTAAACTTGCTTTAACATTTGGATAACGTTGAGAGAAATGAGTTAAAATT comes from Dictyostelium discoideum AX4 chromosome 2 chromosome, whole genome shotgun sequence and encodes:
- the vilB gene encoding hypothetical protein, producing the protein MEPPLELPTQRKRVIPSKFGILKRNAEIEAEKNRENLQQSSCFSHINEIGKEIGLEIWKIIDDSTIQKVPKVNHSTFETNKSYLLLMGQFYDGNMNIKTYNIHFWIGELLINSQETINFCNDRIEELERIIKYNQKQFDSEQFYPEPILYREFQGKEGDIFMSYFKSYGGPRYVAPLKLTSASAAIATAAKQYKLFHLKGRRNIRVKQVDISSKSLNSGDVFVLDCEDFIYQWNGSESSRLEKGKGLDLTIRLRDEKSAKAKIIVMDENDTDKDHPEFWKRLGGCKDDVQKAEQGGDDFAYEKKSVEQIKLYQVENLNYEVHLHLIDPIGDVYSTTQLNAEFCYILDCETELYVWLGKASANDQRTVAMANAMDLLHEDNRPSWTPIIKMTQGSENTLFKDKFKKGSWGEYVNDNFEKKPITGKGVAAKAVQEKINVDALHNPEKYQLSKEERKSTIPTLHHVDDKHRGELKIWHVRNRNKFEISQSEFGLFYNQSCYLVLFTLFAADGSNNSILYYWQGRFSSSEDKGAAALLAKDVGKELHRSCIHVRTVQNKEPNHFLEHFQGRMVVFKGSRPNATTEVSLENLSSSLQGLYHVRGTEPINIHSIQVEKAISSLDSNDSFILVNFKNTISYIWVGKYSDEKEAALQISSNVFTGYNFQLIDEGDETSEFWESLETNSSLSLLKDYYTQLRTVEQEKKTRLFQCSNNSGVFKVFEIHDFSQDDLDSDDVMILDNQKQIFVWVGKESSDTEKLMANETALEYIMNAPTHRRDDPIFTIQDGFEPHEFTFNFHAWQVNKTQQDSYKSKLSAILGSNNSGPASPIMLPTSGVTLKPTTAATPKPITTPTVTTPKPITTPTVATLKTVTPAVTLKPTTVTTPSKVATTTNTSTPSPTTITTFYPLSVLKQKTNLPNDIDKSCLHLYLSDEEFLSTFKMTKEIFQKTPAWKTKQLRVDNGLF